One part of the Candidatus Zixiibacteriota bacterium genome encodes these proteins:
- a CDS encoding mechanosensitive ion channel family protein: MNPELKGLEKFIAPAITFGVAVLIGLIIQTFVNTRLRKMVEKTHWKGDNVIVEGLRGKIIIWAIIIGLYAALPMLHLSPEYHAIAQKALLVLVILSVTFAASSIVSGFIGIYSSEVKGEIFATSIFSILAKIVVMSIGVMIILQTLNISITPLLTALGVGGLAVALALQDTLSNLFAGLNILLAGKLKVGDYVKLENNQEGYITDITWRSTTIRQLSNNFIIIPNSKLATTITTNYHLPETEMSVIVQMGVAYDSDLEKVERVTIEVAREAERAVEGGIAEFEPFIRYHTFSDSSINFSVILRVREYVNQYLIKHEFIKGIQKRYREEGIVIPFPIRTLDLPSGSKISLEKE; this comes from the coding sequence ATGAATCCAGAACTGAAAGGACTCGAAAAATTCATTGCGCCGGCAATTACCTTCGGCGTCGCCGTACTTATCGGACTGATAATCCAGACCTTTGTCAATACTCGCCTTCGCAAGATGGTGGAGAAAACCCACTGGAAAGGGGACAATGTCATTGTCGAGGGACTCCGCGGGAAAATTATCATCTGGGCGATTATTATTGGACTATACGCCGCGCTGCCTATGCTTCATCTCTCGCCGGAATACCACGCCATCGCTCAAAAAGCTCTCCTGGTTCTGGTGATTCTGTCAGTCACTTTTGCGGCATCCTCGATTGTCAGCGGTTTCATCGGGATATACTCCTCCGAGGTCAAAGGAGAAATTTTCGCAACGTCCATATTCTCCATTCTCGCGAAGATAGTGGTGATGTCTATCGGCGTGATGATTATCCTGCAAACTCTGAATATTTCAATAACGCCGCTCCTGACTGCCCTTGGCGTCGGCGGTCTGGCGGTAGCGCTGGCGCTTCAGGATACCCTCTCCAATCTCTTCGCGGGGCTGAATATTCTGCTGGCGGGAAAACTGAAAGTCGGAGATTATGTGAAACTGGAAAACAATCAGGAGGGTTATATCACCGATATCACCTGGCGCAGCACGACCATCAGGCAGCTTTCGAATAATTTTATCATAATCCCCAATTCCAAACTGGCGACCACCATCACCACCAATTATCACCTGCCGGAGACAGAGATGTCGGTCATCGTGCAGATGGGGGTGGCGTACGACAGTGACCTGGAAAAGGTGGAAAGGGTTACGATTGAAGTAGCGCGGGAGGCGGAACGGGCGGTCGAAGGCGGCATAGCGGAGTTTGAACCGTTCATTCGGTATCATACTTTCAGCGACTCCAGTATCAACTTCAGCGTCATTTTAAGGGTTCGGGAATATGTCAATCAGTATCTTATAAAGCATGAATTTATAAAGGGGATACAGAAGAGATACAGGGAAGAGGGGATTGTCATACCGTTCCCGATTCGCACTCTCGACCTTCCCTCCGGAAGCAAAATCTCGCTGGAAAAGGAATGA